A genomic segment from Sciurus carolinensis chromosome 1, mSciCar1.2, whole genome shotgun sequence encodes:
- the C1H8orf33 gene encoding UPF0488 protein C8orf33 homolog isoform X2, which produces MAALGHPAREAPAALRPGTAHASRKPQLLGRVPDAPSPSAARVSTGPPTCVDAVARAHPVRDEGVTVSKKQQQKKTQNRVSVANGGAKASEKPAAEEPPLSAEAQAEQLARELAWCVEQLELGLKMQRPTPKQKEQAIGAIRTLRSHRTPLPRKRQLMHSLFGDYRAQMEAEWQESLRALRAAARSAQVQPVGEAIRKKSQRICRPRPVGRAKATLNTPDEEFRFNFF; this is translated from the exons ATGGCG GCTCTAGGACACCCTGCTCGGGAAGCACCAGCAGCCCTGCGACCGGGTACCGCCCACGCCTCCCGCAAACCCCAGCTCCTCGGCCGGGTACCCGACGCCCCGAGTCCTTCCGCTGCCCGTGTCAGCACAGGACCACCCACGTGCGTTGACGCTGTCGCCAGGGCGCACCCCGTCCGCGATGAAGGCGTCACAGTCtcgaagaagcagcagcagaagaaaACCCAGAACAGGGTCTCTGTGGCGAATGGAGGCGCGAAGGCCTCAGAGAAGCCCGCCGCAGAGGAACCCCCGCTAAGCGCCGAGGCCCAG GCGGAGCAGCTGGCCCGGGAACTGGCCTGGTGTGTGGAGCAGCTGGAGCTGGGCCTCAAGATGCAGAGACCTACCCCGAAACAGA AAGAGCAGGCCATCGGTGCAATCCGAACTCTACGGAGTCACAGAACTCCCCTGCCTCGGAAGAGGCAGCTGATGCACTCATTGTTTGGGGACTACAGGGCCCAGATGGAGGCGGAGTGGCAGGAGTCCTTGCGGGCCCTCAGGGCTG CTGCCCGTTCAGCCCAGGTACAACCTGTAGGCGAGGCCATCAGAAAGAAGAGCCAAAGGATCTGCAGACCTCGTCCAGTAGGGAGAGCCAAGGCCACTCTGAACACTCCTGATGAAGAGTTTAGATTCAATTTCTTTTAG
- the C1H8orf33 gene encoding UPF0488 protein C8orf33 homolog isoform X1, which yields MAALGHPAREAPAALRPGTAHASRKPQLLGRVPDAPSPSAARVSTGPPTCVDAVARAHPVRDEGVTVSKKQQQKKTQNRVSVANGGAKASEKPAAEEPPLSAEAQARAEQLARELAWCVEQLELGLKMQRPTPKQKEQAIGAIRTLRSHRTPLPRKRQLMHSLFGDYRAQMEAEWQESLRALRAAARSAQVQPVGEAIRKKSQRICRPRPVGRAKATLNTPDEEFRFNFF from the exons ATGGCG GCTCTAGGACACCCTGCTCGGGAAGCACCAGCAGCCCTGCGACCGGGTACCGCCCACGCCTCCCGCAAACCCCAGCTCCTCGGCCGGGTACCCGACGCCCCGAGTCCTTCCGCTGCCCGTGTCAGCACAGGACCACCCACGTGCGTTGACGCTGTCGCCAGGGCGCACCCCGTCCGCGATGAAGGCGTCACAGTCtcgaagaagcagcagcagaagaaaACCCAGAACAGGGTCTCTGTGGCGAATGGAGGCGCGAAGGCCTCAGAGAAGCCCGCCGCAGAGGAACCCCCGCTAAGCGCCGAGGCCCAGGCAAGG GCGGAGCAGCTGGCCCGGGAACTGGCCTGGTGTGTGGAGCAGCTGGAGCTGGGCCTCAAGATGCAGAGACCTACCCCGAAACAGA AAGAGCAGGCCATCGGTGCAATCCGAACTCTACGGAGTCACAGAACTCCCCTGCCTCGGAAGAGGCAGCTGATGCACTCATTGTTTGGGGACTACAGGGCCCAGATGGAGGCGGAGTGGCAGGAGTCCTTGCGGGCCCTCAGGGCTG CTGCCCGTTCAGCCCAGGTACAACCTGTAGGCGAGGCCATCAGAAAGAAGAGCCAAAGGATCTGCAGACCTCGTCCAGTAGGGAGAGCCAAGGCCACTCTGAACACTCCTGATGAAGAGTTTAGATTCAATTTCTTTTAG